The sequence AGACCGTTAAGTTGGCTTGAAAGAATACTTTTCATTGACTTCATAAAAGGGCTCTCTGTAACTATTAGGCAGGCTTTTAGCAAAACCATAACCACTCACTACCCTTATGAAAAGCTCACACCACCAAAGAGGTTCAGAGGTTTTCTGGGACACAAAGTTGTAGATGGAAATGAACCCCAGCCGGCGTTTGACGAGTGGGTAGAAAGGTTCAAAATAGAAGTAAGACCCGGCAGGAGCAGGTGTGTGGTCTGTATGCTCTGTAAAAGAGCATGTCCTGTACCTCAACTTTTTGAGATAGAAGGAGAAAAACTTCCAAACGGAAAGCGGGTAGTGAGCGTATTTAACATGAACCTTATGCTCTGTACCTTCTGCGGTTTTTGTGTGGATGCTTGTCCCGTAGACTGCCTTTTTAATAGCGATATCCATGAGACAGCCTCTTACACGAGAAAGGATGCCATACTAAATCTTGAGATCTTAGAGCAGATAGGCAGAGATTGGCAGTCAAGAAGGGAAAAGGAACCGGACAGAATATGGATAGATGACCAGCAAAGACAAAAACTTTGGTACGAAAACGACCTTAAACTGCCGGAGGTAAAGGAGTGATACAGTGGTTAGCCTTTTTGCTTTTTTCTCTTTTGGCAGTCCTTTCTGCATTAGGTGTGG comes from Hydrogenobacter hydrogenophilus and encodes:
- a CDS encoding NuoI/complex I 23 kDa subunit family protein; translated protein: MIKKVFERPLSWLERILFIDFIKGLSVTIRQAFSKTITTHYPYEKLTPPKRFRGFLGHKVVDGNEPQPAFDEWVERFKIEVRPGRSRCVVCMLCKRACPVPQLFEIEGEKLPNGKRVVSVFNMNLMLCTFCGFCVDACPVDCLFNSDIHETASYTRKDAILNLEILEQIGRDWQSRREKEPDRIWIDDQQRQKLWYENDLKLPEVKE